A single genomic interval of Helianthus annuus cultivar XRQ/B chromosome 6, HanXRQr2.0-SUNRISE, whole genome shotgun sequence harbors:
- the LOC110931708 gene encoding uncharacterized protein LOC110931708: MVVNLLTPTSNSGVGRSPLSNITNVDTNQVEHQDYVERRKLRKLYLDNKRRNANNKSSTSRNVIRSSNVSLSDTNHCRVVTPIRSSSYMNTMDGRILPTTPLTNPYEKCTSVETGRSPLANITNVVSNDVEHQESAERRKLRKLYLDNKRRKANNKSSTSRNIIRSSNVSQSVTNDCRVVTPIRSSSNINTLDRRILPTTPLTNPYQAYTSVEAGRNPLANITNVETGRSPLANITNGVKRIQRIKQRLSTKGHCVYPVIMVDLSSDNHIIPKKIAEDPYKGVSNNYLHHGDQVVVCDVCNAKLWKVEAGKGRVYLGRKSYMLCCGYGKVHLPNFKETYQEYQNLFKSLDDKSKHFLLNIRRFNSMFSFTSMGGKVDSKINRGNAPYVYRISGEDYHTLGSLLPKEGGEPKFAHLYIYDTNNEVCNCKTVFSNSKKPASATSDLLDTELIEYLKLILDSNNQLVKTYRRVRDRFVDNPHIDLKLRLKANRSRDGRTYNLPTSSEVAALIVGDIEDALDNRDVVVESKKDGLQRISELHPSYLALQYPLLFPFGEDGYRVDILHREGRESRKKKESKCTMREYFAYNVQDRVSHFSLILNARRLLQQFLVDVYTMIESERLLFIRLQQNNLRSEIYENLRKLGQNGNPDMSNVGTRVLLPSSFTGGSRYMRKNYYDAMAICKWFGYPDFFITITCNPKWPEIKIFLKNTNINPEDRPDILCRLFKIKLDAIMKDLQETSLFGNALAVVYTIKFQKRGLPHAHICLFLNDESKLPSVEHVDNFISAEIPDKNLDPDLYTLVSDYMIHGPCGVAKPNYPCMVDGPDRAEFGFIQNADEGQREDGKDEIKEYYDCRYLSASEASWRIFAFDVHYRYPSVIRLPFHLPDKQNVIYGPDDDLDSVLQKPFVASTMFLGWMEKNEKDPLARTLTYVEFPTKFVVGPKSFEEIRTVNGEVFPTFRDTCYARGLLDDVKEYIEDIKEAYYIGSGYYLRNLFAKMLASITLSRPEHVWENTWEYLSDGILYNRQKLLRIEGLSLPEEQIRNLTLLEIARYLLRNNSSLSRFPSMPQPGSESIYSADNRLIADELRYDVSATAVEFHNNLSCLTDEQRLVFDEIIEAVNSNAGGVFFVYGYGGTGKTFLWKTLSASIRCKGDIVLNVASSGIASLLLPGGRTVHSRFHIPLNLTESSMCFIKPDDDVADLLRKTKLIIWDEAPMNHKHAFEALDRTMKDIFKCEMTVGGKVMVFGGDFIQILPIVPNGSRREIVNASITLSYIWSSCEVLTLTKNMRLTVGANASDIEEIKAFANWLLELGEGKIGDSDDCQVVIDISEDLLIKCSEDPMSDLIDFVYPSLLQLYKDKDFFFFAERAILAPTNEVVQEINERLLTSFPGDEVEYLSF, translated from the exons atggtggttaatttgctcacccctacttCTAATA GTGGTGTTGGTAGAAGTCCTTTGTCTAACATTACGAATG TTGATACTAATCAAGTTGAGCATCAAGACTATGTCGAACGTAGAAAATTAAGGAAACTGTATTTGGATAATAAAAGACGAAATGCAAATAATAAATCTTCTACTTCACGAAACGTCATTCGTTCATCCAACGTTTCATTATCTGATACAAATCATTGCCGTGTCGTAACACCAATTCGTTCATCCTCTTATATGAATACGATGGATGGACGTATTTTGCCAACCACACCTTTAACAAATCCCTACGAGAAGTGTACGTCAG TTGAAACTGGAAGAAGTCCATTGGCTAATATTACAAAtg TTGTTTCTAATGATGTTGAGCATCAAGAATCAGCTGAACGCAGAAAATTAAGGAAACTATATTTGGATAATAAAAGACGAAAGGCAAATAATAAATCTTCCACTTCACGAAACATCATTCGTTCTTCCAACGTTTCACAATCCGTTACAAATGATTGCCGTGTTGTAACACCAATTCGTTCATCCTCTAATATCAATACCTTGGATCGACGTATTTTGCCTACCACACCTTTAACAAATCCCTACCAGGCGTATACATCAG TTGAAGCTGGAAGAAATCCATTGGCTAATATTACAAATG TTGAAACTGGAAGAAGTCCATTGGCTAATATTACAAACG GTGTCAAGAGGATACAAAGAATTAAACAAAGGTTGTCTACTAAAGGTCACTGCGTATATCCTGTTATAATGGTTGATTTATCTTCCGACAATCATATTATTCCTAAAAAAATTGCTGAAGATCCATATAAAGGCGTTTCTAACA ATTATTTGCATCATGGTGATCAAGTAGTTGTATGTGACGTATGTAACGCTAAGTTGTGGAAAGTTGAAGCCGGAAAAGGAAGGGTTTACTTAGGAAGAAAATCTTACATGCTTTGTTGTGGTTATGGAAAAGTACATCTTCCGAATTTTAAAGAGACGTATCAGGAATATCAAAATCTTTTCAAGAGTTTAGATGACAAGAGCAAGCATTTCTTACTAAATATTCGTCGTTTTAATTCTATGTTTTCGTTCACTTCAATGGGTGGTAAAGTTGATTCGAAAATCAATAGAGGAAATGCTCCATATGTATACCGAATTAGCGGCGAGGATTATCATACACTTGGAAGTCTTCTTCCTAAAGAAGGTGGTGAACCAAAGTTTGCGCACCTTTACATATACGACACAAATAATGAAGTCTGTAATTGCAAAACCGTATTTAG TAACTCAAAGAAACCAGCTTCTGCAACTTCTGATTTGCTTGACACTGAATTAATAGAGTACCTTAAGTTGATTTTAGATTCAAATAATCAGCTTGTGAAAACCTATAGGCGTGTACGAGATCGGTTTGTTGATAATCCTCACATTGACTTAAAATTACGGCTTAAGGCAAATAGGTCTAGAGATGGTCGTACATACAACCTACCGACGTCGTCCGAAGTTGCTGCGCTTATTGTTGGAGACATTGAGGATGCTCTTGATAATCGTGACGTAGTTGTTGAGTCAAAGAAAGATGGTCTACAACGTATTAGCGAGCTTCATCCATCGTATCTCGCGCTTCAGTATCCATTGCTTTTCCCTTTTGGTGAAGATGGTTACCGGGTTGATATTCTTCATAGAGAAGGAAGGGAATCAAGGAAGAAGAAAGAGTCAAAATGTACAATGAGAGAGTATTTTGCTTACAATGTTCAAGATAGAGTCAGTCACTTCTCTTTGATTCTCAATGCTCGAAGACTTTTGCAACAGTTCTTGGTTGACGTGTATACGATGATTGAAAGTGAACGATTACTATTCATACGTCTGCAGCAAAATAATCTGAGATCTGAGATATATGAGAACCTTAGAAAGCTTGGACAAAATGGTAATCCTGATATGTCAAACGTTGGAACACGCGTACTACTACCGTCTTCGTTTACCGGTGGATCGCGTTATATGCGGAAGAATTATTATGATGCGATGGCCATTTGTAAATGGTTTGGCTACCCTGATTTTTTCATTACGATCACGTGTAATCCGAAATGGCCGGAGATTAAAATATTTCTGAAGAACACGAACATTAATCCCGAGGATAGACCGGACATTTTGTGCCGATTGTTCAAAATTAAGCTTGACGCAATCATGAAAGACTTGCAAGAGACATCTTTATTCGGCAACGCATTGGCAG TTGTCTATACCATAAAGTTTCAGAAACGAGGCCTACCGCATGCCCATATATGTCTGTTCTTAAATGACGAAAGCAAGCTACCTTCGGTTGAGCATGTTGACAACTTTATTTCTGCCGAGATACCTGACAAAAACTTAGATCCAGATCTATATACTCTTGTCAGCGACTATATGATTCACGGACCTTGTGGTGTTGCAAAACCAAATTATCCGTGTATGGTCGACG GACCCGATAGGGCAGAATTTGGTTTTATACAAAATGCCGATGAAGGTCAGCGTGAAGATGGAAAAGATGAAATCAAAGAGTATTACGATTGTAGATATCTCTCGGCGTCCGAAGCTTCATGGCGCATATTTGCATTTGATGTTCATTACCGCTATCCATCCGTAATCAGGCTTCCGTTTCATCTACCAGATAAACAAAACGTTATATACGGCCCTGATGACGATCTTGATAGTGTTCTtcaaaaaccatttgttgcttctACGATGTTTTTGGGGTGGATGGAAAAGAACGAAAAAGATCCGCTGGCGCGCACCCTTACTTACGTTGAGTTCCCAACTAAATTT GTAGTAGGTCCTAAGTCTTTTGAAGAGATTCGTACTGTGAATGGAGAAGTCTTCCCAACATTTAGAGATACGTGCTACGCTAGAGGCCTTTTAGATGACGTCAAGGAGTATATAGAAGATATCAAAGAGGCTTACTACATAGGTTCAGGATACTATCTTCGTAATCTGTTTGCTAAAATGTTGGCGTCTATTACATTATCAAGGCCGGAACATGTTTGGGAAAACACATGGGAGTACCTTTCGGATGGTATTTTATACAATCGCCAAAAGCTTTTGAGGATCGAAG GTTTGTCTCTTCCAGAAGAACAAATAAGGAACCTAACGTTGCTGGAAATTGCGCGTTACTTATTACGTAACAACTCAAGTTTAAGTCGGTTTCCGTCTATGCCTCAACCCGGCAGTGAGTCAATATATTCAGCAGATAACCGTTTAATTGCTGACGAGCTTCGGTATGATGTAAGCGCTACTGCCGTTGAATTTCATAATAATTTAAGTTGCCTAACCGATGAGCAGCGTTTAGTGTTTGATGAGATAATTGAAGCAGTTAATAGTAATGCGGGTGGTGTGTTCTTCGTCTATGGCTACGGAGGAACTGGTAAGACGTTTCTGTGGAAAACATTATCTGCATCCATTAGATGTAAAGGAGATATTGTACTAAATGTTGCATCAAGTGGAATCGCATCTCTTTTGTTACCTGGTGGACGTACTGTACATTCAAGGTTTCATATACCTTTGAATTTAACAGAAAGCTCAATGTGTTTTATTAAACCGGACGATGACGTTGCTGATTTATTAAGGAAAACGAAATTGATAATTTGGGATGAAGCACCGATGAATCATAAACATGCGTTTGAAGCACTTGACCGGACAATGAAAGATATCTTCAAATGTGAGATGACCGTTGGTGGTAAAGTTATGGTGTTCGGTGGTGACTTTATACAGATACTTCCGATTGTACCAAATGGCAGTAGGCGAGAAATCGTTAATGCTTCAATCACTTTGTCGTATATTTGGAGTAGTTGCGAGGTCCTTACGTTAACAAAAAACATGAGGTTAACCGTAGGAGCGAACGCATCTGATATCGAAGAGATTAAAGCTTTTGCGAATTGGTTGCTCGAGTTGGGCGAGGGAAAGATTGGTGACAGTGACGATTGTCAGGTGGTTATAGATATTTCTGAAGATTTGTTAATCAAGTGCTCTGAGGATCCTATGTCAGATCTGATCGACTTTGTATATCCTTCACTTCTTCAACTGTACAAagataaagatttttttttttttgctgaaagaGCTATATTGGCACCAACAAACGAGGTTGTTCAAGAAATTAATGAAAGACTGCTTACTTCGTTTCCTGGCGATGAAGTGGAGTATCTGAGTTTCTGA